The genomic DNA TTTCTTCCTGCTCTCGTTGGGCTTGTTGCAACGCCGCGATCATCTCTTCGATCGCCGCCAGGATGTCCTCTTCAAGGCCCTGAGTGATCGGACCGATCTTCGATTCGGTCAAACGTTCGCTGACCCGCTGCATGTCGCCGCGCATTTGTTGGACCACCTCGGGAAAGGCCACGCTGGAACCTTCTTCCTTCAACACCAACAGCGCCCGATCGGCTTCCAAAATGATCTTCTTCTCTTCGAAAGCCAAGTTGCCGGCGCGGATGTCGACCGACCGATCGCGGACGTCTGCCGGAATCTCATCAAGCTCCTTTGTCCGTTCGTAGACCTCGGTTTGCATCTCGGCCATTTTCCGGAACCGTGCTTCCAGCCTGGCCAATTCGCGTTCCTTTTCCTCTTCGCGCAACTGACGCAGGATTCGGTCGAGGTCTTCGATCGCTTGCCGCAGCAACTGCTCCGCTTCGCGTTGCTTTTCCACAGCCCCTTCGCGTTTGGCGTCGTCGAGTTGCTGTTCGGCTTCACGCATCTTCTGTTGCGCCTGGTCCAGACGCTGTGCTGCGGAGTCTTGTGGCGTCTGAGGTTGGTCTTGTTGTTCGTCCGGTGGCGGCTGTTGTTCGGAATCTTGACCCTGTTGTCCCTGTGGAGGTTGGCCTTGTTGCGGCTGACCCTGTTGAGGTTTGCCAGACTCCGAAGGCTTCTGATCGCCCCCCGGTTTGGACTCCGCGTCGGATTTTGGCTCGCCAGCAGATTCCTTGGATTGCTCCGATGGCTTGCCGTCCGAAGGCTTGGATCCGTCTTTGGAATTCGAATCGTCGGTCGGCTTTTTGTCGTCGCCAGAGGATTCTTTTTCCTCGCCGGCTGGCTTTGGATCGTCCGACTTAGGGTCTCCCGAGGGCTTCTGTTCGTCGGAAGGCTTCGGGGTTCCCGATGATTCTTGAGCCCCTTCCCCTTCGCTGGGCATCGATTGTTGATCGGAATCCTTCGACTGGCCCGACTCTCCTTCTTGCGATTGCTGGTCGGACTGCGACTCCTGCGACGTATCGGAGCCTTCTTCTTCGCCGCTCAGCTCTTCGCTCAACGCTTTGGTCTTCTCTGCGATCTCTCCCTGTTCATCCTTGAGTTCCTCCGTATCGACGCCGTTTTCAGTTCGGGCGCGCGTGGCGGTCTGCTGACGCAAGCGACGTTCGATATCCTGTTTGATCCGTTTGATGCGATCCTTCTCTTCGCGAATCCGTTCCTGGCGATCTTCGGTCAAAAGTAGCTTCAACAGCCCGGCGAGGTTCTGGCTGGCGGAGGATTGATTTTCAATCGCCAGTTGAAATTGTTTGCGGTCCAAAGCTTGGGAGGCTTCTTCGAGCTGCTTGAGCACAAAGGTTTCGCTCGATTGCCGAGCCGCTCGCCGCAGCAGAGCCGCCCGTTCGGGATGAGTGCTTGCTTCGACATCGGCCAATCGGATCAGCAGCTCTTCCAAGCGCTTGTAGTTCTCGGCGACTTGTGTTTGCCGCTGCTGGATGTCGGGACCAGCGAGCGCCGGTTCGCCAGAGGCGGGCGTTTGAGCGACGCCCTCAACCGGGGCAAATCCCAAAAGGAACAGCGAGACGACCGCAACACAGGTCAATATTTGCAGAGAAGATGGTTTCATGGTTCTTTGATCCCGCAAACTGGAACAGGTGACCGCGGTTCAATTGTTCGACGTCGCCAGCGTCGGTGGTTTGCCGACGTTTCGCCTATTGCGGTTTAAATAGGTCCAACACCCGGCGTTTCTGTTCATCCTTGGTATCATCGATCAAGCGGTTTTGCCGATCGATCAGGTCGCGGACGATATCCAGGATCTCATTGTAGCTCTCCAAGTCTAACATGCTGTCAAGGATTGCCGTCAATCGCAACAGAACTTCTTCGGCCGCTTCGACAGCTTGGCCAGCAACTTCCGGTCCCGATGCGGGATCGCGGGCAACCCGACTTAGTTCTTCGATCAACGCTCGCAACGATTTCAATTCGCCGCCAACAACAGCTTCCAGCGGTTGCCGCACTTGGCTCGTGATCCGCTGCCGGCGATCGACCGAATCGACGCGGTTGTTCTCCATCTCGAGAATGATATCGCCTAGGGAAGCGGCAATTCCCGTCAATTCTTCGCCCGTTTTATTGGCTTGTAACGACGATTGTTGGATTCGCAAAACACGCAGTTGTTCAGCTCGCAACGATTCTTCGTCGCCATCTTGCACCATGGCGGTGGCCGATTCGGGCGCCTGCCAATCGTCGCTGGAGATCGTTTTTAAAACATCGCGTAGTTGGCGGATTTCATCGATCGATTGCTCCAACCGTGCCCGCAAACCCAATTCACGACGTTCCAGACGTCCCAACAACTCTTCGGGCGATACAACATCCAGCCCGTAAAGATCGCTTTGCGTGACGTGCCGGTCGGCTAGGCTGTAGCGATCGGTCGCTTCGGCAAATAGATTCAATCGTTCACCGGGCGCCATCGATTTCATCACGTCGTCGGCCACCAACGCTCGCAGATCGACTTGACCTTCGAACGATCCATCGCGCTGTGGTTGAACGTCGCGAAGTACCGGTTGCACGTTTTGTTGATTTGCCGCGGCCAACGCGATCTCGGTGCGGCTGAGTTCGTAGTCGTCTTTGACCGTTCCCATAAACGGAATCTTTGCGACCGGCGTGATCGCCGAACCGATGCCCACGAGATTCAGCGAAATCTCAGGCGGTTGATCATTCACGACTCCCAGGAAGAACCGAAACGGTGCGCCGGCGCTGATCTCCAATCGATCCACTGGCAACAGTAGTAGCGTTTGGTCTTCGGAAAAACGGGGCAGCGAAAGTGCGAACGACATTCCGTCGGAGGCCACCTTGGCCGATTCCACTTTGCCGTCGCCATCGGCCGATCGCAACATCACATCGACCCGAGAGAGCGGCTTGCTGCTGTACCCGACCACTTTCAGGTCGGAGCCTTCGCGAATCCGGAGGCCGGGCGCGTAGTTGACGATCAGGTCGGCAGCGTCCGAGGTGTTTTGCGGATCGCGGAGGTATTCTGGATACCGGCACTGGATCTCTAGCTGCGCAATGGCGGGCGGGTCGACAACCCGGACTCGGAAATCACTGAGCCGGTCGTCCAGCCCGCGGACCGTAAATCGAACGTCTTCGGCCAGGCCATCCAACGGCGGACCGTCGAGCGAAAACTCTTGGTACCCGTTCCGCTGTCCGCCCACACGTCGCATATTCGCTTGGCCGCGCTGTCCCGAAGCGGTTTCATAATGCACGGTACATAATTCCGGAACCACGCGGTCTTCGGCGATCGCGCGAACGCGCAAGGTTGCCGAACCGCCGCGGGCCAACCGCAGGCTGCGATCTTCAAACGTCAGCAGTTTCACTTCCGGCGGCGCCGAACTATCGGGATCGGCAAACGAGACGATCGGAACTTCGACACCCACCATCTCCAATTTGGCCTTCCGCGGCCAGGGATCATCACTCAACGTCAACAACCGCGAGATTGCGTGCGAAGCGATCGACGGGGTTACCACGACAAACACCATCACCGCCAGTAGCATCAGCCCCGCCGCGATCGCTTTGTGAATCAACGGCTTCCATTGGAAAACGCGGCGAATGTCCAACCCATCGCTCAACTGAGCGGCTTCGCGGCGAACGTGTTCATACAGCGGTCGTGAATGTGCGTCGAGATTCGATTCGGCGTGGGCCAATTGGACGCTGGTCATCAAGCGTTCGCCCAGTTCTGGATGCTGCCGTTCCAACAACAACGCGAGGCTCTCATCGGGCAGTTCGGCCGACAGGCGTTCGCCCAACAAACGGATCGCCAACACGACCAGAACAACGAATAACGCAACCAACAACAAGATCCGCGCCGAACGCGGCATCTCCAATCCGCCCAGCAGGATCGGGCCGTAATCCAACAACAGTCCGCCCCAGAAGGCGGCACCGATGGCGACCAACGCCGTCAGCACAAAGTCGGCGACAATGTACTTTCGCACCATCGATCGCAACCGCGTTAAGACGGCCTGCAATTGAGGATGAATCGATGATGAGTGATTTGGTTCAGGCATGGGGCGGTTAATTACGTTGTTCGTTCCGTTTTACAGGGAGGTTGCGGCGGCGTCACCGCACCGCTGGGTGGAGGCTACGCCAAACGATTGAGTCTCCGCAGCAGCCATTCCAACGTCAGTGCGCCACCGATCAGCCACAGCAGACTGGCATTGCGGCGGCGATGGAAATCGCGATCGGGCGTCCCTGGCAAGATCGTCGTCTGCGGTCGCGGTTCGATTGCATCGACGAGATCCAGGGGATTGCGCGTCGCCGATTGCGGCCCTTCGCTACCCGACCCTTCGGCGAACAGCCCGCCGGTCGCGGAGGCCAGCGACATCAAAGGTTCATCGCCGCGCTGCGGTCTTTCCAATTCCAGTGTCGGCAACAGGATCTGCACCGGTTGGCGTAACATCTGTTCGTCCAAGGCGTCTCCCAGCAGCAACTGCAATTCGAAACTGCCCGACTGGCGGGCGACAAATTGCCCACCGTACGTCCCCGGCCGTGGCTGGCCTTCCAACGGTCGCAGGACGACTTCCTGCTTCGCACCCGAGGGGGAGACCAGTTCGGCGGTGACGCGAGGTTCGGTCAAAGGCCGATATTGTGCATCGGTCAGGACCGCGCGAACGGCAATCGTTTCGCCGACCATCGCCCGCGGTTTGTCGACCAACAAGACACCGCGGGTCGAATCTCGCAACAACCGGCCCTCGGTCGCCCAACGGATCAGTTTGGTGTAGTAGGTTTCAAAGTAGGCGTCACTAACGGCGCGCAGTCGCCACATCTCGCCGCTGCCTTGAAAGAAGACGCGGCCAGAGCCGTAGAACTGGGAGGCCAAGTAGATGGGAAACCTTTGGTCGACCGAGCTCGTCGGATCGGAGAAATAGGCCAACACCTTGGCCCCTGGTTTCGCGTCTTTAACCCCCACGAAATCGTAGACCCCGCTGAACTCTTCCCAAACGCTGGCGCTATCGGCGGGGTTGTCGGTCAACGACAGGAACTCGGTGCGCTGGCCATCGGCAGTGAACTTCAAGGGCCAGGGTGTCGTGCCACCAACGCGTCCGTTGTCGATCAACGGGCCACGGCCGGCCAAGCTGACCGGGAAAAAGCCTTTGATCGTCGTGGCTCGCACGTCGCCTCGCAGCCGGCTCCATTCTGGCAAATGGACTGGTCCAGCGACCAGAATTAACCCGCCAGACATGTCCGATAACCATCGATCTAAGAGTTCAATCTGCGCCGGTTCGAACGCCATCCAATCGGGATCAAATGCGACGATCGCATCGTATTCAAACAATTGTTCAGCCGACGAAGGCAATTCGGTCAGGATTTCGCTCGCCTCCTGGCTCATCCCCTCCTGGCCAGTTTGTAACAACACATCCACCGACACCTCGCGATCACGGTGCAGCAGATTGCGAACAAACCGATACTCGCGGGTGGGGCCACCGGCGATCAACAGCACGCGGACTTTCCGCGCGACCACTTCGTACCGCGCGTCGCGTTGGTTGTCTTCGGGGCTTTGGTCCCCTGCAGCTCCACGAATCCGAACGGCGATTTTGCGAGCGCCGATCGACGGCGGGTCGAGATCGAATCGGATCCCCGTCAACTTGCCATCTGCGTCCAACAAAATCGTCTTCGATTCAATGATCTCGCTAGGGGGT from Rosistilla carotiformis includes the following:
- a CDS encoding polyketide synthase, with translation MPEPNHSSSIHPQLQAVLTRLRSMVRKYIVADFVLTALVAIGAAFWGGLLLDYGPILLGGLEMPRSARILLLVALFVVLVVLAIRLLGERLSAELPDESLALLLERQHPELGERLMTSVQLAHAESNLDAHSRPLYEHVRREAAQLSDGLDIRRVFQWKPLIHKAIAAGLMLLAVMVFVVVTPSIASHAISRLLTLSDDPWPRKAKLEMVGVEVPIVSFADPDSSAPPEVKLLTFEDRSLRLARGGSATLRVRAIAEDRVVPELCTVHYETASGQRGQANMRRVGGQRNGYQEFSLDGPPLDGLAEDVRFTVRGLDDRLSDFRVRVVDPPAIAQLEIQCRYPEYLRDPQNTSDAADLIVNYAPGLRIREGSDLKVVGYSSKPLSRVDVMLRSADGDGKVESAKVASDGMSFALSLPRFSEDQTLLLLPVDRLEISAGAPFRFFLGVVNDQPPEISLNLVGIGSAITPVAKIPFMGTVKDDYELSRTEIALAAANQQNVQPVLRDVQPQRDGSFEGQVDLRALVADDVMKSMAPGERLNLFAEATDRYSLADRHVTQSDLYGLDVVSPEELLGRLERRELGLRARLEQSIDEIRQLRDVLKTISSDDWQAPESATAMVQDGDEESLRAEQLRVLRIQQSSLQANKTGEELTGIAASLGDIILEMENNRVDSVDRRQRITSQVRQPLEAVVGGELKSLRALIEELSRVARDPASGPEVAGQAVEAAEEVLLRLTAILDSMLDLESYNEILDIVRDLIDRQNRLIDDTKDEQKRRVLDLFKPQ
- a CDS encoding vWA domain-containing protein, which produces MNEATSENAKEQIVYQFERLISLTGWWTWAAIVVGSIALLFAIAKLYRRDTAELPRATGLALLILRLSAIVALMFFFLNFERRAQQQVTRPSEAVVLIDTSQSMSLPADQRPESQARIAAVANLLQDTPWLESVAAEHRVSVYGFDDSTEIRELASISKRESIATDSNEVSAGETTKATPPTRSGFVRLALVGAVVLGFGLLTLLVSALAPMFHWRWASGLILASTICLLLGTVLLTSVWSVETSLSFRQLLGFAAPPIAEAETTEETQNDESQEAKDWRNTLIAAGSSSRIGDAVRGVLGRHDPSTLAGILLMTDGQNNAGIPIDDAAAFAARDGVPVYPIGFGSPKPPVNVRIVDLDLPRRVYPGDKFALSVVLQASGMMGKKVDLEILEGPDSETPPSEIIESKTILLDADGKLTGIRFDLDPPSIGARKIAVRIRGAAGDQSPEDNQRDARYEVVARKVRVLLIAGGPTREYRFVRNLLHRDREVSVDVLLQTGQEGMSQEASEILTELPSSAEQLFEYDAIVAFDPDWMAFEPAQIELLDRWLSDMSGGLILVAGPVHLPEWSRLRGDVRATTIKGFFPVSLAGRGPLIDNGRVGGTTPWPLKFTADGQRTEFLSLTDNPADSASVWEEFSGVYDFVGVKDAKPGAKVLAYFSDPTSSVDQRFPIYLASQFYGSGRVFFQGSGEMWRLRAVSDAYFETYYTKLIRWATEGRLLRDSTRGVLLVDKPRAMVGETIAVRAVLTDAQYRPLTEPRVTAELVSPSGAKQEVVLRPLEGQPRPGTYGGQFVARQSGSFELQLLLGDALDEQMLRQPVQILLPTLELERPQRGDEPLMSLASATGGLFAEGSGSEGPQSATRNPLDLVDAIEPRPQTTILPGTPDRDFHRRRNASLLWLIGGALTLEWLLRRLNRLA